Below is a window of Candidatus Zixiibacteriota bacterium DNA.
GTAGCTTTAAAGACAACCGGGATAACATCTCTGATGGCTCAGGCCGGACTTCATATACCCGCAGAATTCGGCTCCACCCTTCCGATTTTCAAGCAGGTCTTTGCGGATATAGGAGATGAGCAGTCCATAGAGATGTCTTTATCCACGTTCTCCTCCCATATCGGTCAGATAATCAAAGCCCTCAAAACTGCGGATGAAAATAGCCTGGTCCTCTTGGACGAATTAGGGTCAGGCACTGATCCAAAAGAAGGAGTGGCTTTAGGGGAAGCAATCGTTGCAAACTTGATCCAGAAAAAGGTAAAAACGGTGATAACCACTCATCAGGGCGTTTTAAAAACTTTGGCCCAGATCTATCCGCAGGTGGAAAATGCTTCTTTAGAATTTGACAAGGAAAGCCTCAAGCCAACATACAGGTTTCAGATCGGTTACCCTGGGGGAAGTTACGGAATAGAAATCGCCAGAAGATTGGGTATGCCGGAAAACATAATCCAGAGATCTTTTGAGCTTTTAGGCACCAAGGAAAGGGATATGGGTCTGCTTTTAGAGGAGCTGGAAAGAAATCTAAAAGTGGTAAGGGAGAATAGAAAAGCAATAGAGGAGCAAAAAAAAGTCTCGGATGAACTGGTAAATCTCTATCAGGATAGATTAAAAAAGCTCGAATCAAGTCAAAAGGAGCTGAGGGTCAAAGCCCTAAAGGAATCAAGAGAGCTGGTGGAAAAGACCAGGGTGGAGATCGAACACCTTATCTCCGAGCTAAAAAGCACCAAAGCTCAAAAGGAGATCATAAAGCAAGCCCATACATATTTTGAGCGAACGAAAAAGAACTTAGAAGAGGGATTAGGGAATTTAGAAGAAAAAGCTCCCGTGGTTAAGGAGCAAATAAAGCCCGGCGATCTGGTCTGGATCGAGTCCTTAAAGATGGAAGGAGAGGTTCTGTCCGAGCCGGACAAAGCAGGCAAAGTGAAGCTCAAGATCGGCAACTTTACGTATACTGTGGAACAGAGCGAGCTATCTTTAGTCAAGGAAAAAAAGAAAGAGGAGCCTTTATCCTCGACCAAATATGAGCTATATTCATTCAAGGAGATCTCGCCAGAAATAGATTTAAGAGGTTTGACTTCAGATGAGGCATTCGATAAGGTGGATAAATATTTAGACGATGCCTATTTAGCTGGTTTGTCTGAGGTGGTTTTAATTCACGGCAAGGGAACCGGAGCGTTGAGGGAAAAGATAGGGAAGTTTCTCACCGGACATCATCGGGTAAAAGAGACCAGAATAGGCACGTTAGAAGAAGGGGGAGCAGGAGTAACGATTGTAAAATTAAAGGAATGAGTAAGACGTAAGATGGGAGACGTGAGACGAATCGTTCGTAGCGTCCCGCCTCTTGCGGGACGATGCCAGTTTTGGAGCGTAAACCTTCAGGTTTGTCAAAAGCTGTAGGGGTTCAAAATTTTGAACCCCTACAAGTTGCAAATATGTCAAATTTCATTCCAGACGAGCTGATCAATCAGGTGAGGGAGGCTAACGACATCGTTGAAGTCATCTCCGAATACCTGCCTCTCAAGAAAAAAGGAAAAAGCTATACGGCTTTATGCCCCTTTCATCCGGAGAAGACGCCTTCTTTTTCAGTTAGCCAGGAAAGGCAGATCTATCACTGCTTTGGATGCGGAAAGGGCGGGAATGTCTATACTTTCCTGATGGAGCATGAGAAACTAAGCTTCTTTGAAGCTCTGAAACTACTGGCTAAGCGGGCTAATATCTCTCTTCCCAAAAAGACTTCAGACCAGAAGGCTACGGAAACTTTAGATCAGCTTTTTTATGCCAATCAGGTAGCTAACGAGTATTTTCGAGATTCTCTGAAACACAGCAAAAAAGCAAAGGAGTATCTTCAAAGCCGCGGGTTTTCCTCAGAAACTATTGAGGTTTTCTCATTAGG
It encodes the following:
- a CDS encoding endonuclease MutS2; the encoded protein is MDEHTLRVLEFDKIKKILDSKCLSELGKNKVASLFPVTEQELISKWQKDTTELKEILQFEEKFPLYSVPDLSDSFKKAERIGGYLEPREFLRIEEMLKLCRLLLKFIQEKEKKYPQIITLISKLKRFDELSKTINKAIDSSGEIKDNATSALFSIRQGKNTNRNKILEKLQGFLKIKKREAQEEIVTLREGRYVVSLPVEEFHKSKGIVHDRSSSGATLFVEPLPVVELNNKQRELEIEEKNEIEKILKELTSLIRKDIEDLQISLEVIAELDFIYSKALLSLECRGNEPKFNSEGYLNLKDARHPILYLSGMLSKEEIVPLSLELGKKFSVLIITGPNTGGKTVALKTTGITSLMAQAGLHIPAEFGSTLPIFKQVFADIGDEQSIEMSLSTFSSHIGQIIKALKTADENSLVLLDELGSGTDPKEGVALGEAIVANLIQKKVKTVITTHQGVLKTLAQIYPQVENASLEFDKESLKPTYRFQIGYPGGSYGIEIARRLGMPENIIQRSFELLGTKERDMGLLLEELERNLKVVRENRKAIEEQKKVSDELVNLYQDRLKKLESSQKELRVKALKESRELVEKTRVEIEHLISELKSTKAQKEIIKQAHTYFERTKKNLEEGLGNLEEKAPVVKEQIKPGDLVWIESLKMEGEVLSEPDKAGKVKLKIGNFTYTVEQSELSLVKEKKKEEPLSSTKYELYSFKEISPEIDLRGLTSDEAFDKVDKYLDDAYLAGLSEVVLIHGKGTGALREKIGKFLTGHHRVKETRIGTLEEGGAGVTIVKLKE